From a single Desulfatirhabdium butyrativorans DSM 18734 genomic region:
- the frr gene encoding ribosome recycling factor, producing MIDLVIEEAKETMGKSVSSLKNELKRVRTGRASLSLLDGIKVDYYGTSTPLNQIASLAVPESRLMTIQPWDVSVIKDIEKAILKSDLGLTPGNDGKVVRISVPPLTEERRKSLVKVIHKMSEEHKVAIRNIRREANEQLKSMKKDGDISEDDAFKAQEKIQKMTDDFIKMIDAVYAEKEKEILEF from the coding sequence ATGATCGATCTTGTCATCGAAGAAGCCAAAGAAACGATGGGGAAAAGTGTTTCCTCCCTGAAGAATGAGCTGAAACGGGTGCGTACCGGTCGAGCCTCGCTTTCGTTGCTGGATGGCATCAAGGTTGATTACTACGGCACATCGACCCCTTTGAACCAGATTGCATCGCTGGCTGTTCCCGAAAGCCGGCTGATGACCATCCAGCCCTGGGATGTTTCGGTCATCAAGGACATTGAAAAGGCCATCCTCAAGTCCGATCTCGGGCTGACGCCCGGAAACGACGGAAAGGTTGTCCGGATTTCCGTGCCGCCGCTCACCGAGGAGCGCCGGAAAAGTCTCGTGAAGGTCATCCACAAGATGAGCGAAGAGCACAAGGTGGCGATTCGCAACATCCGGCGGGAGGCCAACGAACAGCTCAAATCGATGAAAAAAGACGGCGACATTTCCGAAGACGACGCTTTCAAGGCCCAGGAAAAAATCCAGAAAATGACCGACGATTTCATCAAGATGATCGACGCCGTCTACGCCGAGAAGGAAAAGGAAATCCTTGAGTTCTGA
- a CDS encoding isoprenyl transferase, which produces MSSDALTTQSGLDPAKVPRHVAIIMDGNGRWAKQRLMNRVRGHEKGAETVRTIVTASREIGIAFLTLYAFSTENWQRSAAEVAALMRLLKNFLVTERDLMMRHDIRLSTIGEVERLPEDVRATLSETLSLTAGNRSMVLTLALSYGARAEIVRMVRTVATDVLEGRISAESIDEKRVSQGLYTRDMPDPDLLIRTSGEMRISNFLLWQIAYSELAITKTLWPDFSREEYLAILQDYQHRERRFGIA; this is translated from the coding sequence TTGAGTTCTGACGCGCTCACCACCCAGTCAGGACTCGATCCGGCGAAAGTGCCCCGGCATGTTGCCATCATCATGGATGGAAACGGCAGATGGGCCAAGCAGCGGTTGATGAACCGGGTCCGGGGCCATGAAAAGGGAGCAGAAACCGTACGCACGATCGTGACGGCAAGCCGCGAAATCGGCATCGCCTTCTTGACGTTGTACGCCTTCTCTACCGAAAACTGGCAGCGCTCTGCAGCCGAAGTTGCCGCCCTGATGAGGCTTCTCAAAAATTTCCTGGTGACCGAGCGCGATCTGATGATGCGGCATGACATCCGGCTGAGCACCATCGGAGAAGTGGAGAGGCTGCCGGAAGATGTGCGGGCAACGCTTTCCGAAACCCTTTCCCTCACAGCGGGCAATCGATCCATGGTGCTGACCCTGGCTTTGAGCTATGGCGCCAGGGCCGAGATCGTGCGGATGGTCCGCACCGTTGCAACGGATGTTCTGGAAGGCCGGATATCCGCTGAATCGATCGACGAAAAGCGCGTATCCCAGGGGCTTTACACGCGGGATATGCCGGATCCGGATCTCCTGATCCGCACCAGCGGGGAGATGCGGATCAGCAATTTTCTGCTCTGGCAGATCGCCTACAGTGAGCTTGCCATCACCAAAACCCTCTGGCCCGATTTCAGCCGGGAAGAATACCTTGCCATTCTTCAGGACTATCAACACCGGGAACGCCGTTTCGGGATCGCCTGA
- a CDS encoding phosphatidate cytidylyltransferase gives MWTRWITGLIALPILIYIISWGKGWILSGVVAIVAILALFEYFRMVFSQTQPVTRILFSGWGYVVSAWIVLSAAQGNPMGSWAGLFLEMLGIGVITLNRFSQDSAVLDAIAKHVCGIVYIPLALSAIVWIHCTPAGVSWVYFLLAVVFAGDIGALYVGTYRGKHKLCPGISPKKTIEGSVGGFAANLLVGLPIALLFLPKLSILQACIVILSLGAASQIGDLFESVIKRTYGIKDSGNILPGHGGMLDRIDALLFAAPLAWVFQTIWG, from the coding sequence ATGTGGACACGCTGGATTACCGGACTGATCGCTTTACCCATCCTGATCTATATCATTTCCTGGGGAAAAGGATGGATTCTCTCGGGTGTGGTGGCGATCGTCGCCATCCTGGCCCTCTTTGAATATTTCCGGATGGTCTTCAGCCAGACCCAGCCGGTGACCCGGATCCTGTTCAGCGGATGGGGCTATGTTGTCAGCGCCTGGATCGTGCTTTCCGCCGCTCAGGGCAATCCCATGGGTTCATGGGCAGGCCTGTTTCTGGAAATGCTCGGAATCGGGGTCATCACGCTGAACCGTTTTTCGCAGGATTCGGCGGTTCTGGATGCCATTGCCAAACATGTCTGCGGCATCGTCTATATCCCGCTTGCCCTGTCTGCCATCGTCTGGATTCACTGTACGCCTGCCGGCGTGAGCTGGGTATATTTTCTGCTGGCCGTCGTATTTGCAGGCGATATCGGTGCGCTTTATGTCGGGACCTATCGCGGCAAGCACAAATTGTGCCCCGGCATCAGCCCGAAGAAAACGATCGAGGGATCGGTGGGCGGTTTTGCGGCGAATCTTCTTGTCGGTCTTCCCATTGCCTTGCTTTTCCTGCCAAAGCTTTCAATCCTGCAGGCCTGCATCGTGATTCTTAGCCTGGGCGCTGCCTCCCAGATCGGGGATCTTTTTGAATCCGTCATCAAGCGAACTTATGGCATCAAGGATTCGGGGAATATCCTGCCCGGGCATGGCGGCATGCTGGATCGCATCGATGCGCTGCTGTTCGCCGCGCCACTGGCCTGGGTCTTCCAGACGATCTGGGGATGA
- a CDS encoding 1-deoxy-D-xylulose-5-phosphate reductoisomerase, producing MKSITILGSTGSIGQNTLRIAHKFPERFRIEALVADTSIDLLAKQIQAFLPGLAVVRDEAHARALREKLPAGCDTEIRFGEAGRIQAATLAGVDTVVAAMVGAAGLPAVMAAIEAGKTIALANKETLVMAGSHVMRAAQERQVSIFPIDSEHSAIFQCLQGNRHSDLDRILLTCSGGPFRTLAASEFAAITPERALCHPNWSMGKKITIDSATLMNKGLELIEAHHLFGVPAERIEVVVHPESIVHSMVAYRDGSVMAQMGVADMKTAIAYSLSYPERLDIGQPIPNFSSIGSLHFEAPDLERFPCLRLAFEAARIGETMPAVMNAANEVAVYAFLERRIGFLDIADRIGRVMADHRVLSHSTLDDVFEADRWARQRTREIL from the coding sequence TTGAAATCCATAACCATCCTGGGTTCTACAGGCTCGATCGGCCAGAACACCCTGCGTATCGCCCATAAATTCCCGGAGCGATTCCGGATCGAAGCCTTGGTCGCCGATACGAGCATCGATCTGCTGGCGAAGCAGATCCAGGCGTTTCTGCCCGGCCTGGCCGTCGTTCGCGACGAAGCACACGCCCGGGCGCTTCGGGAAAAGCTGCCTGCCGGATGCGATACCGAAATCCGTTTTGGAGAGGCCGGTCGCATTCAGGCGGCGACGCTTGCCGGTGTCGATACGGTGGTTGCCGCCATGGTTGGGGCGGCCGGATTGCCGGCCGTTATGGCCGCCATCGAAGCCGGAAAGACGATTGCGCTGGCCAACAAGGAGACGCTTGTGATGGCTGGAAGCCATGTCATGCGGGCCGCCCAGGAGCGTCAGGTGTCCATCTTCCCGATCGACAGTGAGCACAGCGCCATATTCCAGTGCCTGCAGGGAAACCGGCATTCCGATCTGGACCGAATCCTGCTGACCTGCTCCGGCGGCCCGTTTCGGACGCTCGCTGCCTCTGAATTTGCGGCGATTACCCCAGAGAGGGCGCTCTGCCATCCCAATTGGTCGATGGGGAAGAAAATCACCATCGATTCAGCGACATTGATGAACAAGGGGCTCGAGCTGATCGAGGCCCATCACCTGTTTGGCGTACCGGCCGAGCGGATCGAGGTTGTGGTGCATCCGGAGAGCATTGTCCACTCGATGGTTGCCTATCGCGATGGTTCGGTCATGGCCCAGATGGGGGTGGCAGACATGAAAACCGCCATTGCCTACAGCCTGAGCTATCCCGAGCGGCTCGACATCGGCCAGCCCATTCCGAATTTTTCATCCATCGGATCGCTTCATTTCGAAGCCCCGGATCTCGAGCGTTTCCCCTGCCTGAGGCTGGCCTTCGAGGCAGCACGAATCGGTGAAACCATGCCTGCCGTGATGAATGCGGCAAACGAAGTGGCCGTCTACGCCTTTTTGGAGAGGCGGATCGGCTTTCTGGACATTGCGGATCGCATTGGACGGGTGATGGCGGATCATCGGGTGCTGTCCCATTCGACGCTGGACGACGTTTTCGAGGCCGACCGCTGGGCCAGGCAAAGAACCCGGGAAATCCTGTAA
- the rseP gene encoding RIP metalloprotease RseP produces MTTNIVSFAIVLGVLIFFHELGHFLMAKLFGVGVEIFSLGFGPRIFGKTVGRTDYRISAIPLGGYVKMVGEEPDAEIPPEDIPFSFNHKKLLPRFIIVAAGPVFNLILALLIFFGVFLYSGIFFLKPTIGAVEPESPAAKAGIRAQDTIVRIDGVAIDSWERMSDLILKSKGHSLTITVDREGELLTLQVTPSRKTIKNLFGEDTERYAIGVVASGLTASRKISAGQAVVESVAQTWKIAKMTGLSVVKLIDGTLSPKTLGGPIMIAEIAGQQAKEGAENLIYFIAVISINLAILNFLPIPVLDGGHLLFFLIEAVSRRPVSIRAREVANQIGIFLLVLLMILVFYNDLTRIFIDTNR; encoded by the coding sequence ATGACCACCAACATCGTTTCATTTGCCATCGTTCTCGGCGTATTGATCTTCTTCCATGAGCTCGGCCATTTCCTGATGGCCAAGCTCTTCGGGGTAGGGGTCGAGATTTTTTCGCTCGGTTTCGGCCCCAGGATCTTCGGAAAGACCGTCGGAAGGACTGATTACCGTATATCGGCCATCCCCCTGGGCGGATATGTCAAAATGGTCGGCGAAGAGCCGGACGCCGAAATTCCGCCGGAAGACATCCCTTTTTCCTTCAACCACAAAAAGCTTCTGCCCCGTTTCATCATCGTGGCTGCAGGGCCTGTGTTCAACCTGATTCTCGCCTTGCTGATCTTTTTCGGCGTGTTCCTGTATTCGGGCATTTTTTTTCTCAAACCAACGATCGGCGCCGTTGAGCCGGAGAGCCCGGCTGCGAAGGCCGGCATCCGGGCGCAGGATACCATTGTCCGTATCGATGGTGTGGCGATTGATTCCTGGGAACGGATGTCCGATCTCATCCTGAAAAGCAAGGGGCATTCCTTGACGATCACCGTGGATCGTGAAGGGGAATTGTTGACGCTGCAGGTGACACCGTCCCGGAAAACGATCAAGAACCTCTTTGGAGAAGATACCGAGCGGTATGCCATTGGTGTCGTGGCTTCTGGGCTGACGGCATCCCGCAAGATCAGCGCCGGCCAGGCGGTGGTCGAAAGTGTCGCCCAGACCTGGAAAATTGCCAAAATGACCGGCCTCAGCGTGGTGAAGCTCATCGACGGCACGCTCTCTCCCAAGACGCTCGGCGGCCCCATCATGATCGCCGAAATCGCGGGGCAGCAGGCCAAGGAAGGCGCGGAGAACCTGATCTATTTCATTGCCGTGATCAGCATCAATCTGGCCATCCTCAATTTTCTGCCGATCCCGGTGCTGGATGGCGGCCATCTGCTCTTTTTCCTCATCGAGGCCGTTTCCCGCAGACCCGTCAGCATCCGCGCGCGGGAAGTGGCCAACCAGATCGGTATTTTCCTGCTGGTTCTGTTGATGATCCTCGTTTTTTACAACGATCTGACCCGGATTTTTATCGATACGAACAGGTGA
- a CDS encoding AIR synthase-related protein has product MAHRLEIALKPGLFDAEGASVRKKAQEYFGIPLRSVRAIRIVTLDCDLTSDQLERVRTDLFTNPVTQVSSLAPLDLPFDGCVWVGFRPGVRDNPGATAMEAMADVLGVHFPKDAGVYTSKRYCIESDTPIERETLDLIARELLANAIIQQWKTFLPQEWSPSEGIGIILPKVRLDHTPTVSVISVDSDETLARLSRERNLALQPEDIPVIRSYFTDPAVLAERKTVGLCDPTDVELEYISQARSDHCNHNTFRGLFRYHDRETGETRIVDNLFKTCIQEPTLALKAQKPWVVSVLWDNAGIGRFDTDHDYVITGETHNSPSNMEAYGGAITGIVGVYRDPLGTGKGSRLIMGSYGFCVGPRDYRGELRPHLHPRRLLDGIIEGVRDGGNKSGIPTPFGQVFFHPGYMGKCLVFVTALGLMPNRVQGKPSAEKTTSPGDVIVMCGGRIGKDGIHGVTASSEVFSEHTPAGHVQIGDPYTQKKMHDFLIEARDLGLIQFVTDNGGGGLSSSIGESARFSNGCHVELEKAPLKYEGLDQWEIWVSESQERMTVAVRPEDLERFLALSRRHAVESTPIGRYTDSGKLHITYAGKTCAHIDLSFLDSGFPQWRFDAEWQSPVQRGLTEPVLGEPRDYNRLLLDLMADPNVCSREWIARQYDHEVQGTSAIKPLVGRFRDVPTDAAVIRPVLASDRGLAFSQALLPLYSRIDAAAMVSCGIDEAVRRLLAVGGDPDHIGGVDNFCWPSIQYDPVRNPDGKFKAAQLVRACLALREMCLAYGIPLLSGKDSMYVDGHLPGAYGETHKVSALETMQFSAVSVVHSMDRCQSMDPKVTGDSVYVIGRTANELGGSLYYHRFGYVGCNVPKVDAAAFWPSYRALSQALDRGLVSAVHGIYSGGLGIHAALMAMAGDLGMELDLSGLPVCEESLRADQALFSESAGRFLVTVSPQRSAEFEALFDGLPVAPIGRVTQEDGPFRVYGADGSLQIDVPVGRLRASWKRPFGELI; this is encoded by the coding sequence ATGGCCCATCGCTTGGAAATTGCACTCAAACCGGGGCTCTTCGATGCCGAAGGCGCATCCGTCCGGAAAAAGGCGCAGGAATATTTCGGTATCCCGCTTCGCTCGGTGCGCGCCATCCGCATCGTTACCCTCGACTGTGACCTGACAAGCGACCAGCTCGAACGGGTTCGCACCGATCTGTTCACCAATCCCGTCACCCAGGTTTCATCGCTTGCCCCCCTCGATCTGCCTTTCGACGGGTGCGTGTGGGTCGGTTTCCGGCCGGGCGTCCGGGACAATCCGGGGGCGACAGCCATGGAGGCCATGGCGGATGTGCTGGGCGTCCACTTTCCAAAAGACGCCGGGGTGTATACGTCCAAGCGCTATTGCATCGAAAGCGATACCCCCATCGAGCGTGAAACGCTCGATCTGATCGCACGGGAGCTTCTGGCCAACGCCATCATCCAGCAGTGGAAGACGTTTCTGCCGCAGGAATGGAGCCCCTCCGAAGGCATCGGGATCATCCTGCCCAAGGTGAGGCTCGATCATACGCCAACCGTCTCCGTCATCTCCGTAGACAGCGATGAAACCCTTGCCCGGTTGAGCCGGGAAAGGAACCTGGCCCTGCAGCCGGAGGACATTCCGGTCATCCGCTCCTATTTCACCGACCCGGCCGTGCTGGCCGAGCGGAAAACGGTGGGGCTCTGCGATCCGACGGATGTGGAGCTCGAATACATTTCCCAGGCCAGAAGCGATCACTGCAACCACAATACGTTCCGGGGGCTTTTCCGCTACCATGACCGGGAAACCGGCGAGACCCGAATCGTGGACAACCTCTTCAAGACCTGCATCCAGGAGCCGACGCTTGCATTGAAGGCCCAAAAGCCCTGGGTCGTGTCGGTCCTCTGGGACAATGCGGGAATCGGCCGCTTCGATACGGATCATGACTATGTCATTACGGGAGAAACCCACAATTCGCCGTCCAACATGGAGGCATATGGCGGTGCGATCACCGGCATCGTCGGTGTGTATCGCGATCCGCTCGGCACAGGCAAAGGTTCCCGCCTGATCATGGGAAGCTACGGATTCTGTGTCGGCCCCCGGGACTATCGCGGGGAGCTCAGACCCCACCTGCACCCGAGAAGGCTTCTGGACGGCATCATCGAAGGGGTCCGGGACGGTGGCAACAAGAGCGGCATTCCCACGCCTTTCGGGCAGGTGTTTTTCCATCCGGGGTACATGGGGAAGTGCCTCGTTTTCGTGACGGCCCTGGGACTCATGCCCAATCGGGTTCAGGGAAAGCCCTCCGCCGAAAAGACGACGAGTCCTGGCGATGTGATCGTGATGTGCGGCGGCAGGATCGGCAAAGACGGCATCCACGGTGTGACGGCGTCTTCCGAAGTCTTTTCGGAGCATACGCCTGCAGGCCATGTGCAGATCGGCGATCCGTACACGCAGAAGAAGATGCACGATTTTCTGATCGAGGCCCGGGACCTCGGGCTCATCCAGTTCGTGACGGACAACGGCGGCGGCGGTCTGTCCTCATCGATCGGGGAATCCGCCCGATTTTCCAACGGCTGCCATGTCGAACTGGAAAAGGCGCCGCTCAAATACGAGGGGCTCGATCAATGGGAAATCTGGGTGAGCGAGTCCCAGGAGCGGATGACGGTCGCCGTCAGGCCCGAAGATCTCGAGCGATTTCTGGCGCTCTCCCGCCGCCATGCCGTCGAGAGCACCCCGATCGGGCGCTACACGGACAGCGGAAAACTGCACATCACCTATGCGGGTAAGACCTGCGCCCACATCGATCTGTCCTTTCTCGATTCCGGTTTTCCGCAGTGGCGCTTCGATGCCGAATGGCAAAGCCCGGTGCAGCGCGGGCTCACCGAGCCGGTTCTGGGCGAGCCCCGGGATTACAACCGCCTGCTGCTCGATCTGATGGCCGATCCGAATGTGTGCTCCAGGGAATGGATCGCCAGGCAATACGATCATGAAGTGCAGGGAACCAGCGCCATCAAGCCGCTGGTCGGCCGATTCCGGGATGTGCCGACGGATGCGGCGGTGATTCGTCCCGTGCTTGCATCGGATCGGGGACTTGCCTTTTCCCAGGCCCTGCTGCCGCTCTACAGCCGGATCGATGCGGCGGCCATGGTTTCCTGCGGCATCGACGAGGCCGTTCGCAGGCTTCTGGCCGTCGGGGGCGATCCGGATCACATCGGCGGAGTGGACAATTTCTGCTGGCCCAGCATCCAGTACGATCCCGTGCGCAATCCGGACGGGAAATTCAAGGCAGCCCAACTGGTTCGGGCCTGCCTGGCCTTGCGGGAAATGTGCCTTGCCTACGGCATCCCGCTTCTCTCCGGCAAGGACAGCATGTACGTTGACGGGCATCTCCCGGGAGCCTACGGCGAAACCCACAAGGTTTCGGCACTGGAGACGATGCAGTTTTCGGCCGTATCGGTCGTTCACAGCATGGATCGCTGCCAGAGCATGGATCCGAAGGTCACCGGGGACAGCGTCTATGTGATCGGCCGGACGGCAAACGAGCTGGGCGGATCGCTCTACTACCATCGTTTCGGATATGTGGGCTGCAATGTCCCGAAAGTGGACGCCGCAGCCTTCTGGCCATCCTACCGGGCGCTGTCGCAGGCCCTCGATCGGGGGCTGGTTTCCGCAGTCCATGGGATTTACAGTGGCGGGCTCGGGATTCATGCCGCCCTGATGGCGATGGCCGGCGATCTGGGAATGGAGCTGGATCTTTCCGGGCTGCCGGTTTGCGAAGAATCCCTTCGGGCTGATCAGGCCCTGTTTTCGGAATCCGCCGGCCGGTTTCTCGTAACCGTTTCTCCGCAGCGGAGCGCCGAATTCGAAGCCCTTTTCGACGGGCTTCCGGTGGCCCCCATCGGCCGGGTGACGCAGGAGGATGGCCCGTTCCGGGTGTATGGCGCCGATGGAAGCCTGCAGATCGATGTGCCGGTCGGGCGGCTCCGCGCTTCCTGGAAACGACCGTTTGGAGAGCTGATATGA
- the purQ gene encoding phosphoribosylformylglycinamidine synthase I, which produces MKRPRVLVLTGYGLNCDIETAYAFELAGGDSERVHINALIERSVSLDAFEILVFGGGFSWGDDHGAGVVQAVRMGTHLGDAIRRFIDAGNLVIGICNGFQTLVNMGLLPGFHGQYGRREVALLHNDCGNFRDQWVRLRIESDSACIWTRGIERIDLPVRHGEGKFFAEAEVMAALEQNRQIVCRYALADGGDAKGAFPENPNGSLADIAGICDGTGRVFGLMPHPEAFHHPTHHPDWTRNREFRKRGIAVDETIDVMGTRIFENAIRYFEA; this is translated from the coding sequence ATGAAACGACCTCGGGTTCTGGTGCTGACAGGATACGGATTGAACTGCGACATCGAAACGGCGTACGCCTTCGAACTGGCAGGCGGCGACTCGGAGCGGGTCCACATCAATGCCCTGATCGAGCGCAGCGTTTCACTGGATGCCTTTGAGATTCTGGTGTTCGGCGGCGGGTTCAGTTGGGGGGACGATCACGGGGCTGGGGTGGTTCAGGCCGTGCGGATGGGGACCCATCTCGGGGATGCCATCCGGCGGTTCATCGATGCCGGAAATCTGGTCATCGGCATCTGCAATGGATTCCAGACCCTGGTGAACATGGGGCTCCTGCCGGGATTCCACGGGCAATACGGCAGGCGGGAGGTTGCCCTGCTGCACAACGACTGCGGCAATTTCCGGGATCAGTGGGTGCGGCTTCGCATTGAATCCGATTCTGCCTGCATCTGGACGCGGGGCATCGAACGGATCGATCTGCCGGTTCGCCACGGGGAGGGCAAGTTTTTTGCGGAGGCGGAGGTGATGGCTGCACTCGAGCAGAACCGCCAGATTGTCTGCCGCTATGCGCTGGCTGACGGGGGAGATGCCAAAGGCGCATTTCCGGAAAACCCCAACGGCTCGCTTGCCGACATCGCCGGCATTTGTGACGGCACCGGCAGGGTGTTTGGCCTGATGCCGCACCCGGAAGCCTTCCACCATCCCACCCACCATCCCGACTGGACCCGCAACCGGGAATTCCGCAAGCGGGGAATCGCCGTCGATGAAACGATCGACGTGATGGGAACCCGGATCTTCGAGAACGCGATCCGGTATTTCGAAGCCTGA
- the mtaB gene encoding tRNA (N(6)-L-threonylcarbamoyladenosine(37)-C(2))-methylthiotransferase MtaB, with product MAPSFKLVTLGCKVNQCESEELAAALAAMGLGRVDAGRDADICIVNTCAVTQRAAMQCRQAIRHEVSGNPHVRVIVTGCYAQTDPGALLRIAGVERVIGNDRKNQLPAVVAELIGADGACGCAGAAGPAEAGDRQPGHPAQHRTRAFLKIQDGCNSFCTYCIVPYARGRSRSIAPSAVLAAIAAFEAAGHREVVLTGIHIGRYGQDLDPAIDLYALLARILEARFSLRIRLSSIEPAELSDGIIGLMAENEVFCPHVHIPLQSGDDGILKAMHRPYDARQFADVVRRIRGAMPHAAIGSDVLVGFPGETAEAFANTRSLIESLPITYLHVFPFSRRPGTAAWHLPDRVDADIIKSRCAMLRTVGKRKKAEFCQSLTGTTTTVLIESKNDPRTGWSRGLSPHYQNVLIEDRCDLAENRLVDVRIVASRGESLIGRLIGVDGATV from the coding sequence ATGGCCCCTTCCTTCAAACTGGTGACGCTGGGCTGCAAGGTCAACCAGTGCGAATCCGAAGAACTTGCGGCTGCCCTTGCGGCGATGGGGCTCGGTCGGGTGGATGCCGGCAGGGATGCCGACATCTGCATCGTCAACACCTGCGCCGTCACCCAGCGGGCGGCGATGCAGTGCAGGCAGGCCATCCGGCACGAGGTGAGCGGCAACCCCCATGTCCGGGTGATCGTCACCGGCTGCTACGCTCAGACCGATCCCGGGGCCTTGCTCCGGATTGCCGGTGTGGAACGGGTGATCGGAAACGATCGCAAGAACCAGCTGCCCGCCGTCGTGGCAGAGCTGATCGGCGCAGACGGCGCATGCGGGTGCGCCGGAGCGGCGGGCCCGGCTGAGGCAGGGGATCGGCAACCGGGTCATCCGGCGCAGCACCGCACCCGCGCCTTTCTCAAGATTCAGGACGGATGCAACAGTTTCTGCACGTATTGCATCGTACCCTATGCCCGGGGCCGGAGCCGGAGCATTGCGCCATCGGCCGTTCTGGCCGCCATCGCTGCATTCGAGGCGGCAGGTCACCGGGAAGTGGTGCTGACCGGGATCCATATCGGCCGCTACGGTCAGGATCTCGATCCAGCCATTGATCTCTATGCGTTGCTTGCCCGCATTCTGGAAGCCCGGTTTTCGCTGCGCATCCGGCTCAGTTCCATCGAGCCTGCCGAGCTGAGCGATGGCATCATCGGGCTGATGGCTGAAAACGAGGTGTTTTGCCCGCATGTTCACATCCCGCTGCAAAGCGGGGATGACGGCATCCTGAAAGCCATGCACCGGCCCTACGACGCCCGGCAATTTGCCGATGTGGTCCGCCGCATCCGCGGCGCGATGCCCCATGCAGCCATCGGCTCGGATGTGCTTGTCGGGTTTCCGGGTGAAACGGCCGAAGCTTTCGCCAATACCCGGTCATTGATCGAAAGCCTGCCCATCACCTATCTGCATGTGTTCCCGTTCTCCAGAAGACCCGGCACTGCGGCATGGCATCTGCCGGATCGGGTGGATGCGGACATCATCAAAAGCCGCTGCGCCATGCTTCGCACGGTCGGCAAGCGGAAAAAGGCGGAGTTCTGCCAAAGCCTCACCGGGACAACAACGACGGTGCTGATCGAATCGAAAAACGATCCCCGGACGGGCTGGTCCCGGGGGCTTTCCCCGCATTACCAGAACGTGTTGATCGAAGATCGATGCGATCTGGCCGAAAACCGGCTTGTCGATGTCCGGATCGTGGCTTCCCGGGGAGAATCGCTTATCGGCAGGCTGATTGGCGTTGACGGTGCAACCGTCTGA
- a CDS encoding class I SAM-dependent methyltransferase — protein sequence MELERDMIRQYAGEAGRRYHDAVHGIPEKAYPWLARIRGDKFRGWIVSSDVVLEYGVGMGWNLARMRCERRLGYDLADHLEPVLERSGIEFVRDLNLVPDASVDVVLCHHVLEHTANPPEVLAAIRRILKSGGRLILVVPHETGKKYHRYDPAEPNHHLYSWNVQTLGNLAGRCGFQIVQASMKRYGYDRFAAVWAERLRMGETGFRLLRSLLQRIIPLYEVFLVVRKP from the coding sequence ATGGAACTCGAGCGGGACATGATCCGCCAGTATGCGGGCGAGGCCGGAAGGCGCTACCACGATGCGGTTCACGGCATTCCCGAAAAAGCCTATCCCTGGCTTGCCCGGATTCGAGGGGACAAATTCCGCGGTTGGATCGTCTCTTCGGACGTTGTGCTGGAGTATGGGGTCGGCATGGGGTGGAATCTGGCGCGGATGCGCTGTGAACGGCGCCTCGGATATGATCTTGCCGATCATCTCGAACCCGTGCTCGAACGCTCCGGCATCGAATTCGTCCGGGATCTGAACCTGGTGCCGGATGCCTCCGTCGATGTCGTCCTCTGCCACCATGTGCTGGAGCATACCGCCAACCCGCCGGAGGTTCTGGCGGCAATCCGGCGGATACTGAAGAGCGGTGGCAGGCTGATCCTGGTCGTACCCCATGAAACGGGGAAAAAGTACCACCGGTACGATCCTGCCGAACCGAATCACCATCTGTATTCCTGGAATGTCCAGACGCTCGGCAATCTGGCGGGCAGATGCGGTTTCCAGATCGTTCAGGCTTCGATGAAACGCTATGGCTATGACCGGTTTGCGGCCGTATGGGCGGAAAGACTCCGCATGGGGGAAACCGGTTTTCGCCTGTTGCGGAGCCTGCTGCAGCGGATCATACCGTTGTATGAAGTATTTCTGGTTGTACGCAAGCCTTGA